The following is a genomic window from Triplophysa rosa linkage group LG11, Trosa_1v2, whole genome shotgun sequence.
TTTTTCAACATGATCAGATCTCTTGCAGAGACTTCTTGTACTTGGGAAGGCCAAGGATGTTGCTTCTTCAGATGTGTCAGAGCAAATCAGGGTCTGCCTCTAACCCCCTCGTGTTGTCACACGGGCGACTGGCTGCAGGTGAATTGACCCTGTTCTAAGACTAGGACACGGCGTTGTCAGTCCTAATGTCTGTTTTACATTGGATACGTCCAGATAGTTGCCTTGACATTTAAATAAGGCAAGTTTGCACTGCAGTTCAGTACTGAGTGATAATATTTGAACTGATGAGTAATATTAAATGAGCAACAATACTGTGAAACATTTATGACGTGATGGGAAGTTGACATGACATGGCAAGTGGTGTTCTGCAATGTTCTGCAGTTTGACATGCTAGTAAGTCTTGactttgttaaacattttattatttcatacaTTTGATTTATATGTCATCTACAAACgtgaatatttatattatatatattgcaCACATAATTTCGTTGTTAAGCAGGGATATTTAAGTAAACTGCAAAACGCAATCTGAAAGAAGatgcaaaagaaaaatacagaacatgTTCTCTTATGCAGCCTACTGTGCATAGGTGGTCTGAGACCACCACAATCTAAACTGTAGTTTAAGGATTTTGAAAAATACAACTGCAACTAAGTTTTAATCCGCAAAATCCTTCAAGAGTGGACCGATTAAcgattaaattaaacaaaaagtaaCGTTGGCATCAATTTATGGACTGGTAGAGAAAAATCCAACCTGCACTCACCTGTCCACGCTGATCACGCACAGCGTCATGATGGACGCCGTGCAGCACATCACATCCATCCCGATGAATATGTTACAGAAGACCTCTCCGAAAAGCCACTTTCCACCCGTTAGGTCCGTCACGATCACGAAAGGCATCACCACGATCGCCACGGAGAGATCCGCCACGGCGAGAGACACCAGCAGATAGTTGGACGGCTGTCTGAGCTTCTTAACGACGCACACCGCGATCACCACGAGCGTATTTCCAATCACCGTAACGGTGGTGATGATAGCCAACATTAATCCGATGACGATCTTCTCCGTCGCGGTATAGTCGAGTAACTGCTCCCCGCAGGATGTGTTCCACATGGCCATTGAGGCGTTAAAGAACAGTTGTGAAGAACCATTGAGAACTTCCGAAACGACCTCTGGGTGGGTGAACGAGAAAATATCTAATGGACCCGACGAGTTGAACATCATCCCCGCGCCAATATCCTGAAAGCTCGCCAAGAGTCCTCTCCGTGCGCCAAACGCATGCTGAACCGAAAGCACATCGCAGATCTGGGGTGTCTTCCAGCTCtccaaaaggaaaaaaataaggCAAGAAGTCAATATACAAGAACGGAGGACTTAAATAAAGAAGAGGAAAAATCACTGTGGTTTGGTTGTGGGTTGGTTTTGTGCGTTGATGTGGCTGCGCACTCCTTAGCTTGATGGAAGTGACAGTTCCGCCGTTCGTGCGGGGAAGTGTGAGAATTGCGCACTCTAGTAGGTTAAATGCGTAACTTTCACATCAAAGGGAAGAGGATGGTACTTGCTCCACCTACACACGTTTTAGATACTTGCTTTGTCTTTTTCTGAGGAACCTCAAACGATCTGTGCacttgttgttttaaatgttggttatctttttctttctctagAGGTAGATCACTGTCACATGATGTTGTCTTTATCGTTTTTGTTTGTTCCTTGTTACAGAAGTAATGAGATAACACGatgaaaatactgtatgtaatattaTAGCCTATTACATATTTTCATCATATTGTTGGATggagcattttttgttttatttaggcATTGTTATTTGATCGTCTCCTGCAGAAATCTAGGGTTTAACAAGGCTCCAACATTATAGTTTCTGTAAAAAAtgctaaatgtattattttggtgATGTTGGTCTGGCACATCTTTGGTGGGGTTTTGGAGAGGGGGGGGTTGAGGGGGAGTCTACAGTCTAGAAGTGGCCAATTCTAACAAATATCCGATGATGTTAGTGGTCTAGTCATATAAACAAAAAGATTGTGGGTTCAAACCCTCCAAGAGTTGCTCCATGAACTCTAACCATTCTGTGTCTGTAAAGCACTTAAGCTCAAGAGACTTCAGGGTTTTCTTCAGGGGGGTTGTCAGTGCAATAAGTAtactgcaagtcgctttggatgaaaatgTCAGCAAAAAAATGCTTATCATTCTAGACTCCTCAGAACACCATGCAGAGCTTTGTGATAACACAAGCCCTAAGAAGTTCAGCTTTCAAAAGCTGTTTGGTTGATGAGCAAGAAGGCCACGTTGGAATAAAAAATCTAGCTAACTGGAGAAGAGCTttaaagtatacagtatgtttaaagaTACATTAAGGTATAATAATGCTAATGTGACCGTCCGCCATCTAATGCTAGTAAATATAACTCTAGAGTTAACATGACATGttaatgtattttgatgtgCGTGACAGTTAATGGCAACTATGTTGTCTAGGCAAGAACGCCACATCCGTTTCCTGTTAGGTGGTCACAGTCCGTGCATGTTGTTTTGCTAAACACTAAAATGTaaatacttttccataacaaaagcaCTACACACTTTTAGTGCATAGAATAAGGAGAATTGGGATGCAGCAAATGTGTATTTTCTCAGTTTTGCAAAATTGACATTACACAATGACATCACAACATAATTTAGCAAGGTTAGCAACAAATTGACCTGCCTTTAGCGATCTTTCCTGAAAATGAGTTGGCAACAGTGGTGCAGTGGTAAATCATTGTGTTAGcagcacaaaggtcatgggtttgaatcccggggaacacacatactgagcAAATATAAAGCctgaatgcaatgtaagttgctttggataaaagcgtcagccAAATGCATAACTATAAATGTTAATGACTTATGTACTAGCATAAGAAATAAAGGAAACAAACATATtgacagaaagaaagacaatCACTCATGGCTGCTTCAGTATCTTTAGGAATCTATAATAAACACAGACGGATAAAAGTGTTGCTCAATATAAACGGCAAACACTTTACTGTAGAACACTGTACAGAtgttggtatttaatgctaaacttacatcacatgacagcagtttgaagttatggctgcactcagtgactttgattggaggtagctgggtgggtgttgtagggagtgggggggcttgttggttgtggttcggggcgtttcatttgttgggactgtgtgggtctggtctggttggtcttgttttgtggtcgatgtcggacaacagaggaataaagttaattatgccattactacttttccctggttgttcctctgttgtctgttgttgatctcggaatgggaccgggttggacctgcacggtttcggcgggtggggcttcctgggtcgcggctcgtgggctctccctgttcttcatggatgttgctcggtggctttggtcggggtcactgagtgcagccatgacacgtcagaggagatctggccctcccggctgagcctggttcctcccgaggtttttttttctccattattcatcattggagtttgggttcctcgccacagcagtgcagtgcagtgttggcttgctcaccgggagactgcatttatttatttatttatttattagatattatttattataatgatcttgcttggtctataaacaccatgcactgtgctgtgttttacctttctgtgtttttcttatttgctcctgtaaagctgctttggaacaatgcacattgtgaaaagcgctatataaatataattgaattgaattgaattgaatgttcgtTTCTATTGTGATGTTCTGTAAAAGAAGCCTAttaaacatagaaaaataatgtGATCGTTAAAAATAACTCCCATTGCTGCCAGTTCAATTATGGTCTGTTTGTAAGTGCACTGGTAATATTTCTGCAGTTTGTCAATATCCAGATGACCCGTTACATTCGTTCAGTTGACATCAGTGCAGTGTGGAACGCTgtatcccataatgcaatgcaacTTCACCGTCCATTTCCAACGTGACTCAAAGAAATCTCTCTCAACCGTGAAATTTCAGATTCTGGAGTCTTGACTCAATATTTAATCAAACTGCTGAGAAATATAATGAATGTATTTCTTGTCGAGTTGTGTGTCTGATGTACAGACTCCTGCTGGGATGTGGATGGTTATCAGATTAAACCCCCGTCACCCCCCGCTGGCAGTGATTTACACCTCTGGGTGTCCATATGTAGGTCAACAGCCCATCAGCATCTATCAGCACAGCATCCTTTCATTTCCACACACACTGATGCTCAAATGAACCTCTCGTGAGGTCACACTTTCTCTATCTAGGTCACAGTCAGGTTGAGCTTCACCAGCTGATGTTTGAAAACACAGACCACACGTTTATTCCTGCAAATATAACTGTTGACTTATGAAGATCAGACTGTAAACAATCATCTAACTAATGCTTAACAGTGCACTAGCAACCACTTAAAGAAAAGTTGTGCTCTCGTGAACTCGCACCATAGGCTGACAAGCCAGAGGAGAacgtcgttattttggtttgttttcgcACAGAAAGTATTCTCATCGCTTCAAAAAAgatcaattgagccactatgagcggatggaccactTGAACCATGTCTTCAGTACTTTTCTGggccttgacaacaactataaccatgatgtctacgaggaggcctggaaatctctcgcatgtcacctaaaatatctttatttgtgttccgaagacgccaggaggtcttaaaacatgttgaacgccATGTGGGtgtgtaaaaaaatcacacaattttgattttgagaggAAGAGTCCCATAGCAACCCCCTACCCTAACCTCCACACAGGTCACCATAGAAAGCAGTCAGAAGATCACCAGAGACCGGCTCTAAACACGATGATGTGACTGGTGTTCAGtagagtcacacacacacaaacacgagaCCTGTCGAGCACACGGCGCACACAACATCTTTAGAATGGCCATTCAGCTGATATAATCATCCACAGCACGGCTTTGTCCTGTCCTATATGATAAACTGTAATACAGTCTATCATACAGTTGTAATATCGgtctagggctgggcggaatgacggaatattccgttgctgcggaataaaatgtcaaccgtaaagcccattgcacatgaGTCCGCACAAATATccacacgttaaaaaataaatacgacctcacgttgtgtcaatcacatttacacgctgcctccgatattttcgtccgtcataaaaaaattcggaccgggttcgattttctgcgtttttcgcatccgtcaagcattttgagtggccttttataacaattcagagacaccgtacaaacaagaggcaaatacgaaaaaacgcatacgacaatttcggactgtatgtgcaaagacctttagagatttttctattccgtgtattccgcggaatgtaaataagtaggcgtggttaactcggcgctctgcaaattaggcgctattctgaaaaaactaatgaattaatccacccgtaacaaatgaacgtatcaaacattcttttgaccttctttcagtctgtagtttagtgatgcgctccagtccggcgcttctctcacccgcagtgctcgtgcagggatctgcgccagcgtttaaaaaagctcattctcaacacgtatttcagaagtcaggttgttttgtaaagctgttttaataaagtttaacttcaggcgagccaaggtgaaattgtgttgaaatgcgcgatgatgctcgcgagcgcgtgagcgctttgatgtgactcgcttctacctccagttttgggagacgcgtgagaagtcaccagagacttgcaGTGCAGAAACAAGCCAGAGAATAAACaaatagaattataatgggagattgtttcatgataTATAtagttaccgtgaaataaaattactcattctgtgaaatagatttttggccattccgctcTGGGATGGCTAATCGCTCTCGTGGgtaacacaggacaatgacactGCGGGTCATGACCGGGTGACTGAATTGATTGTAACACCACATGCTATCACGTTCAGCGGGCTTTGGTAACGTACCAGATGGGTGCaacttaacattcttcaaaatatcttcttttgcagaagaacgtaatacaggtttgaaatgacactagcgtgagttaatgatgacagaatttgcattttggagtgaactatccctttaaaacatttaataacttGTTTTAACATCCCCATAATCAGCTGTTAAGCACATTACTTACAAGGATATTGTCAGGCTTCAGATCCTGATGGATGACATTTTTTGAATGGATGTATTCTACGGCCATTGAAATGTCCAGGGCAACAAAATGACTGTCGTTTCCTTCAAGCTacgaaaataaattaaaatgacaaaatattgaaggttttttatttgcatCACAAATCTCATGAcagttcacatacagtacatgtttaaAAAACCTCATAGGAgcttagataaaaacattattaaagagTGTAAATGTACACAATAGCAAGTCAAATGCTGGTTAAACCCAATGTATACTAAAAAATGATTGAACGATTACGCTTAGttctgcaatctgtaacttctTGTTAGACATCCCTGTTTAAACCATAAATTGTGGGTTTCTTTGCATGTGTTTAAGTGAAATAACTTCCAAATGACATTTCCCATGTAATGAACACCACCTAGGCTCAACTTACTATTACTGTTATTAAGCTAACCATTGTAtcattttaaacactttttataTACTTGCttaataactgatttttgttcatttcagtTTTAAGGGGATAACTACTAtgctataaatataaacaaatttgaaaaatctaacattttttttcacaaatgttACATGCAAAAATAGACTCACCTTAACACAAGCATTGTCACTGTGTAGCACATTATCCAGGGTTGTACCATGAATGTATTCATTGGCCAGCAAGAACGTGTTTTCAGTGTGGGCTGCTGCCATGAGTCGTACAATATTGGGATGGCTCAATCGCCTGGAAattacatacatgcatacatgtaaaattgtcatattatatataatagtCATTTCGCAGGCTATTACCAGCCTATGCAAAAAGCaagctaataaaatatatattccaATAAGAGTATACCATAAACAGCACACAGGAACAATAGATTTCCAATTTGCCTACATTACGCACTAAAAGTATTTGCATTTTAGTATGCTCACACAGGGACATACTAACACAAAACGAAGTATAAACATTGTTGTCTAGATGAAGTTGTGATCATtacagtgatagttcacccaaaaacaatctgtcaacatttactctcccttttgtcatttcaaacctgtataatttctttgtggaacacaaaagaagatattttgagaaatgtctcagtggtttagtTTCCATCAATAAAGTAATGAGTCCAGTGTTgtaaccaactttcttcaaaatatatcttTTTGTGTTACGTGAAGAAAGTCAACAGTTTGCAATGAATGAGTCAATGAGgaaaaaattcatttttgggtaaactatcactttaacagtcacacatatatacagacacaaatacagctcttctttccatttaagtattcatcattatgtaatgtttaccgtatacatgcatttattaattcagtGACACAtcactaattttattaatgcagtgtatTGTATGCAA
Proteins encoded in this region:
- the LOC130561718 gene encoding 5-hydroxytryptamine receptor 7-like, producing MMFNSSGPLDIFSFTHPEVVSEVLNGSSQLFFNASMAMWNTSCGEQLLDYTATEKIVIGLMLAIITTVTVIGNTLVVIAVCVVKKLRQPSNYLLVSLAVADLSVAIVVMPFVIVTDLTGGKWLFGEVFCNIFIGMDVMCCTASIMTLCVISVDSAASVVAQNCCIHPIKLQDNQ